One Paenibacillus sp. J23TS9 DNA segment encodes these proteins:
- a CDS encoding SGNH/GDSL hydrolase family protein, with product MGGFKQDFGNDGAKYIVSGDSISKGVIYDEVRKKYVILEDNYVSLLQNKLKGAVRNTARFGNTLLKGITNLKKDVLKDKPNIVLIEYGGNDCDFNWNEIAIDPDAEHHPKTDFNIFEKMLTETVNELKSQQIIPILMSLPPLNADSYFKWVSQNNPEAERNILKFLGSVTKIYWWQERYNSTILKVSELTKTKYIDVRGAFLEHPDYTQFLCSDGIHPNREGHRIICDKVVEFVKSNYKHLLLDSGSSNHMAYE from the coding sequence GTGGGCGGGTTTAAACAGGATTTCGGGAATGATGGTGCCAAGTATATCGTATCCGGAGACTCCATCTCCAAAGGGGTCATTTATGATGAGGTTCGAAAAAAGTACGTGATTTTGGAGGACAATTATGTGTCCCTTCTTCAGAACAAACTGAAGGGTGCGGTCCGCAATACGGCAAGGTTCGGGAACACGCTGCTTAAGGGAATCACCAACCTGAAAAAAGATGTGCTGAAGGATAAGCCTAATATTGTTCTCATTGAGTACGGCGGTAATGATTGCGATTTTAACTGGAATGAAATAGCGATTGATCCCGATGCTGAGCATCATCCGAAAACCGATTTTAACATTTTCGAAAAAATGCTCACGGAAACAGTGAATGAGCTGAAGAGCCAGCAGATTATCCCGATTCTCATGAGCCTTCCCCCGTTGAATGCAGATAGTTATTTCAAATGGGTCAGCCAAAACAATCCCGAAGCGGAGAGAAATATTCTGAAGTTTCTAGGCAGCGTCACTAAAATCTATTGGTGGCAGGAACGCTACAATTCGACCATCCTGAAGGTTTCCGAGCTGACCAAGACCAAATACATCGATGTGCGCGGTGCATTTCTGGAGCATCCTGACTATACGCAATTCCTTTGTTCCGATGGTATTCATCCAAACCGGGAAGGTCACCGGATCATCTGTGATAAAGTGGTGGAGTTCGTCAAATCGAATTACAAGCATCTGCTGTTGGATAGCGGCAGTTCTAACCATATGGCTTATGAGTGA